One segment of Anser cygnoides isolate HZ-2024a breed goose chromosome 5, Taihu_goose_T2T_genome, whole genome shotgun sequence DNA contains the following:
- the LOC125183453 gene encoding ena/VASP-like protein translates to MPILSFFSFVFSVLLVPTPQIGVCFPPSQHQPPAPASGASPLPPPHARAVPSPPAVPELARKSSLRCPGRASEPPQLLHRHSASELPTASGSSPPACPSHRPVMPSIPRTSLSVPPPHPSHFPLASRQPLRRSSLCSSPWTSAAPVTNDAPLRQRGDVLQPRGPTILPVIPAPLDRVREPTGKAGQEGLAGVPLNGHPKVQIASGSPRTQVRSVPGSVFPHLGATPSSQLPVIARPPGSFGQALSLSSPPSPRPPQQWCQPMSHCLPLPPPYAAGSEVTMPGRTPPYMTSSTISHLSKY, encoded by the coding sequence ATGCCCATCTtatcctttttttcatttgtcttttctgttcttttagtTCCCACCCCTCAGATAGGCGTGTGCTTTCCCCCCTCTCAgcaccagcctcctgctcctgcctctggTGCCTCCCCTTTGCCACCCCCCCATGCCAGAGctgtcccttcccctcctgctgtCCCAGAGCTCGCTCGAAAATCCTCTTTGCGATGCCCGGGGAGAGCCAGCGAGCCCCCACAGCTCCTGCACAGACACTCGGCCTCTGAGCTGCCGACAGCCTCGGGATCCtcccctccagcctgcccaAGCCACAGGCCCGTCATGCCAAGCATCCCGCGGACCTCGCTGTCTGTGCCACCTCCCCACCCTTCCCACTTTCCCCTCGCTTCTCGCCAGCCCCTCAGGCGCtcctctctctgcagctctccttgGACTTCTGCTGCCCCCGTCACAAATGATGCCCCCCTAAGGCAGAGGGGTGACGTCCTGCAGCCCCGCGGTCCCACCATCCTGCCTGTGATCCCTGCCCCGCTTGACAGGGTCAGGGAACCCACGGGTAAAGCAGGGCAAGAAGGCTTGGCCGGCGTACCTCTGAATGGCCACCCCAAAGTGCAAATTGCTTCAGGCTCCCCTAGGACCCAGGTGAGAAGCGTGCCTGGGTCTGTCTTTCCACACCTAGGAGCTACACCCTCCTCCCAGCTGCCCGTGATTGCCAGGCCCCCCGGCTCCTTTGGCCaggccctgtccctgtcctcccCTCCGTCACCTCGCCCCCCGCAGCAGTGGTGCCAGCCCATGTCACACTGTCTTCCATTGCCTCCCCCTTACGCTGCTGGGTCTGAGGTGACTATGCCCGGGAGGACCCCTCCTTACATGACTTCATCAACCATTTCCCACTTGAGTAAGTACTGA